In Cervus elaphus chromosome 5, mCerEla1.1, whole genome shotgun sequence, the following proteins share a genomic window:
- the LOC122693450 gene encoding gastric inhibitory polypeptide: MLAMKTFSLLVVSLLLAVVLGEKEEDQSKLGFHSKASDSQPRATRYAEGTFISDYSIAMDKIRQQDFVNWLLAQKGKKSDWKHNITQREAGALELAHQSNRKEEAKEEQGSLPKNPSDEDLLKLLLIRELLAWMVDQMELCRLRFQ, from the exons ATGTTGGCCATGAAGACCTTCTCCCTGCTTGTGGTGTCTCTGCTCCTGGCGGTGGTGCtgggggagaaagaagaggaCCAATCCAAGCTGGG GTTCCACTCTAAGGCCAGTGACTCCCAGCCTCGAGCAACCAGGTATGCTGAGGGCACCTTCATCAGTGACTACAGTATCGCCATGGACAAGATCCGCCAACAAGACTTTGTGAACTGGCTACTGGCACAGAAGGGGAAGAAGAGCGA CTGGAAACACAACATCacccagagggaggcaggggcccTAGAGCTGGCCCATCAGTCTAACAGGAAGGAGGAGGCAAAGGAGGAGCAGGG CTCCCTACCCAAGAACCCCAGTGATGAAGATTTGCTAAAGCTTTTACTGATTCGAGAGCTGCTGGCCTGGATGGTGGATCAGATGGAGCTCTGCAGGCTCAG GTTTCAGTGA